From the Acidilutibacter cellobiosedens genome, one window contains:
- a CDS encoding thymidine kinase encodes MHQYSGKLIVHTGSMFSGKTSNLENDVKRFKIAGYNTVAFKPAIENRYSESQIVTHDHTSINAISVKNIEEINEYLSEFNPNVIAIDEIQFLGGKIDDIVESINGFLKKGITVVVAGLDMDYTGKPFEIVKELMPISDYLYKHHAVCVKCGGDAWISHRKSGGKERIKIGADKDYEPLCRKCFLREK; translated from the coding sequence TTGCATCAATATAGTGGAAAACTTATTGTACATACAGGATCAATGTTTTCGGGAAAAACATCAAATTTGGAAAATGATGTAAAACGATTTAAGATTGCAGGATATAATACTGTCGCTTTTAAACCTGCTATAGAAAACAGATATTCTGAAAGCCAAATAGTTACTCATGACCATACATCTATAAATGCTATTTCGGTAAAAAACATTGAGGAAATAAATGAATATTTAAGTGAATTTAATCCTAATGTGATTGCGATAGATGAGATTCAATTTTTAGGCGGAAAGATAGACGATATAGTAGAGAGCATAAATGGGTTTTTAAAAAAAGGGATTACGGTAGTTGTGGCAGGATTGGACATGGACTATACGGGGAAACCCTTTGAAATTGTCAAGGAATTAATGCCCATATCGGATTATCTTTATAAACATCATGCCGTCTGTGTAAAATGCGGAGGCGATGCGTGGATAAGCCATAGAAAATCCGGAGGAAAAGAAAGAATAAAGATAGGTGCTGACAAAGATTATGAACCCTTATGTCGAAAGTGTTTTTTGAGGGAAAAATAA
- the arcA gene encoding arginine deiminase, which translates to MEGTILENKSLHITSEIGKLKSVLLHRPGKELENLTPDLLERLLFDDIPYLKIAQEEHDEFAKTLRDNGVEVLYLAELAAESLYDEKIKLNFVNQFIDEANIESEGLKEALGEYLYTFSNKEMVDKMMAGIRKDEVPKYKRTSLSDMIDDSYPFICDPLPNLYFTRDPAAAIGNGVTLNHMRTQTRNRETIFTKYIFEHHPKFKDMNIPFWYNRNETTSLEGGDELILNEKTLAIGISQRTDARSIEKVSKKLFNSNTNFERVLAFHIPKKRAFMHLDTVFTMVDYDKFTVHPGIEGPLTVYEITKDEKSENGLKVNKENGTLEQILTKYLNRKITLIRCGGGDPINAAREQWNDGSNTLAIAPGEVVVYSRNYITNELLDKYGIKLHIVPSCELSRGRGGPRCMSMPLIREDI; encoded by the coding sequence ATGGAGGGGACAATTTTGGAAAATAAATCTTTACACATTACTTCTGAGATTGGAAAATTGAAGTCAGTTTTACTTCACAGGCCCGGGAAAGAATTGGAAAATTTGACTCCCGATCTCTTGGAGAGATTATTGTTTGATGATATTCCATATTTAAAAATTGCTCAAGAGGAACACGATGAATTTGCTAAAACTTTAAGAGATAACGGAGTTGAAGTTCTTTATCTTGCCGAATTGGCCGCAGAGTCTCTGTATGATGAAAAGATTAAACTCAATTTTGTAAATCAGTTTATAGATGAAGCTAATATTGAAAGTGAAGGGTTAAAAGAGGCTTTAGGGGAATATCTGTATACATTTTCCAATAAGGAAATGGTTGATAAAATGATGGCTGGAATCAGAAAGGATGAAGTACCAAAGTATAAGAGAACATCTCTTTCCGATATGATTGATGATTCTTATCCCTTCATATGTGACCCGCTTCCAAATTTATATTTTACAAGGGATCCGGCTGCAGCTATAGGAAATGGAGTCACTTTGAATCATATGAGAACCCAAACCAGAAACAGGGAAACTATATTTACAAAATATATCTTTGAACATCATCCTAAATTTAAAGATATGAATATTCCTTTTTGGTATAACAGAAACGAAACTACTTCATTGGAAGGAGGAGATGAGCTGATATTAAACGAAAAGACATTAGCTATAGGTATTTCTCAAAGAACCGATGCTCGCTCCATTGAAAAGGTTTCTAAAAAACTTTTCAATTCCAATACTAATTTTGAAAGAGTGTTGGCATTCCATATTCCGAAGAAGAGAGCTTTTATGCACTTGGATACTGTGTTTACTATGGTAGATTATGATAAATTTACTGTTCATCCCGGAATTGAAGGGCCTTTAACGGTATACGAAATAACAAAAGATGAGAAATCGGAAAATGGGCTGAAAGTAAATAAAGAAAACGGTACCCTTGAACAGATATTGACTAAATATTTGAACAGAAAAATTACTCTTATAAGATGTGGCGGTGGGGATCCGATAAATGCAGCCAGGGAACAATGGAATGACGGTTCCAATACTTTGGCTATTGCACCGGGAGAAGTTGTGGTTTATTCAAGAAATTATATAACCAATGAACTTCTTGATAAATATGGAATTAAACTTCATATTGTTCCGTCTTGCGAACTTTCTCGAGGCAGAGGGGGTCCAAGATGTATGAGTATGCCCCTTATAAGAGAAGATATATAA
- the argF gene encoding ornithine carbamoyltransferase, with product MSFNLRNRSFLTLMDFSQKEIQYMLDLAKDLKKAKYTGTEQPKLKGKNVVLLFEKDSTRTRCSFQVAAQDQGAYVTYLGPTGSQMGKKESIPDTARVLGRMYDGIEYRGFSQKTVEDLAKYSGVPVWNGLTDADHPTQVLADFMTAQEHLNKPYNKMIFVYSGDGRNNVANALMIGAAKMGMDFRIVSPKKLFPAEDLLNKCREVAKESGGKITITDNVAEGVKNADVLYTDVWVSMGEPDEVWGERIKLLKPYQVNSEMIKLTGNEKVIFEHCLPSFHDLKTKVGKEIHEKFGLNEMEVTDEVFEGKHSVVFDEAENRLHTIKAVMVATLGD from the coding sequence GTGTCGTTTAATTTAAGGAACAGGAGTTTTTTGACTTTAATGGATTTTTCTCAAAAAGAAATCCAATATATGCTTGACTTGGCTAAGGATTTAAAGAAAGCTAAATATACTGGTACAGAACAGCCGAAGTTAAAAGGGAAGAATGTTGTACTGCTATTTGAGAAGGACTCGACGAGAACTCGTTGTTCATTCCAAGTTGCGGCTCAGGACCAAGGAGCTTATGTAACTTATTTGGGGCCAACAGGAAGCCAAATGGGTAAGAAAGAGTCTATCCCTGATACTGCAAGAGTTTTAGGAAGAATGTATGATGGAATTGAATACAGAGGATTTTCTCAGAAAACCGTTGAAGATTTGGCAAAATATTCAGGAGTTCCGGTATGGAACGGACTTACAGATGCCGATCATCCAACCCAAGTATTGGCGGATTTTATGACTGCTCAGGAACATTTGAACAAACCTTATAATAAAATGATATTTGTATACTCAGGAGACGGACGAAATAATGTAGCCAATGCTCTAATGATTGGCGCTGCCAAAATGGGAATGGATTTCAGAATAGTATCACCGAAGAAACTATTCCCCGCAGAGGATTTACTGAACAAGTGCAGAGAAGTAGCCAAGGAAAGCGGCGGAAAGATAACTATAACCGACAATGTAGCCGAAGGAGTAAAGAATGCAGACGTTCTTTACACAGATGTTTGGGTATCGATGGGAGAACCTGATGAAGTATGGGGAGAAAGGATAAAATTATTAAAGCCCTATCAGGTAAATTCCGAGATGATTAAACTGACAGGAAACGAAAAAGTAATATTTGAACATTGTCTTCCTTCATTCCATGATTTGAAGACCAAAGTCGGGAAAGAAATACATGAAAAGTTCGGTCTAAATGAAATGGAAGTTACAGATGAAGTATTTGAAGGAAAACATTCAGTTGTATTTGACGAAGCAGAAAACAGACTTCATACAATAAAAGCTGTTATGGTAGCTACATTAGGAGACTAA
- the arcC gene encoding carbamate kinase, with amino-acid sequence MMKVVVALGGNALQAEGVPAAAETQLKVVRDTAVYLVDMIEKGNEIIIAHGNGPQVGRIVIQNEYAAQVTPAMPFDVCGAMSQGMIGYHIQQALRDELVKRGIKKPVATIVTQVVVDKNDKGFQNPTKPIGPFYKEEEAKKIIKEKGYAMVEDAGRGYRRVVASPKPEKIVEIETIRRLVESGQVVITVGGGGIPVIEKDDNTLEGVAAVIDKDFASEKLAEDLDVEVLMILTAVDRVAINFGKPNQKDLSTMTVEEAQRYIEEKQFAPGSMLPKVQAAVKFVKSKPGRKSIIASLGKAKEALVGKSGTIIK; translated from the coding sequence TTGATGAAAGTAGTAGTAGCACTGGGAGGAAATGCACTGCAGGCAGAGGGTGTGCCGGCAGCAGCAGAAACCCAGCTAAAAGTAGTAAGAGACACAGCGGTTTATTTAGTTGACATGATTGAAAAAGGAAATGAAATCATAATAGCCCATGGAAATGGGCCTCAAGTAGGAAGGATAGTAATTCAGAATGAATATGCAGCCCAAGTTACACCCGCTATGCCCTTTGACGTATGCGGAGCTATGAGCCAGGGAATGATAGGCTATCATATTCAGCAAGCACTAAGAGATGAATTAGTAAAAAGAGGAATAAAAAAACCTGTTGCAACAATAGTTACTCAGGTTGTAGTAGATAAGAACGATAAAGGATTTCAAAATCCGACTAAACCAATAGGTCCTTTTTACAAAGAAGAAGAAGCCAAAAAGATAATTAAAGAAAAAGGCTACGCAATGGTTGAAGACGCAGGAAGAGGTTACAGGAGAGTTGTAGCATCTCCCAAGCCCGAAAAAATAGTAGAAATAGAAACGATAAGGAGACTTGTAGAAAGCGGACAAGTAGTAATTACAGTAGGAGGCGGAGGGATACCCGTAATAGAAAAAGATGATAATACCCTTGAAGGAGTAGCAGCAGTAATAGATAAGGATTTCGCATCAGAAAAACTTGCAGAGGATTTAGACGTAGAAGTGCTGATGATCCTGACAGCAGTAGACAGAGTAGCAATAAACTTTGGCAAACCGAATCAAAAAGACCTGTCAACCATGACAGTAGAAGAAGCGCAGAGATATATTGAAGAAAAACAATTTGCCCCGGGAAGCATGCTTCCGAAAGTTCAGGCGGCAGTAAAATTTGTTAAATCAAAACCGGGTAGGAAATCCATAATAGCATCCCTCGGGAAAGCAAAAGAGGCATTGGTAGGGAAAAGCGGTACTATAATAAAATAA